Proteins from a single region of Chitinibacter bivalviorum:
- a CDS encoding sensor histidine kinase, which produces MEQNAPITPDFRNLGVIFRALVLVHLGMLLYVFAAMNSWAEWAAQLTDVAFWVEPILMGAMGLLALLAPQLAKWPYARSVLVIYGLVLCWTVLVYQGMGKILLDTLQVNLMQMVTVAMMVTAFMLWHYQMWLRTLSPRLAEARLVALQARIRPHFFFNSLNAVLSLIRSQPKLAEQLLQNLSELFRVAMGNQTSLSTLEREVELARGYLEIEKARLGDRLHVEWHIDNMPSKASIPPLILQPLLENAVYHGIEPSINTGTIQVNAFRVRNEVHIDIRNPIVHEGVQRIGNGMAQDNVRERLLLYFDAEANLSIQRGNDYYQIHIVLPYRELNNEQSVAPIFS; this is translated from the coding sequence ATGGAACAAAACGCGCCAATCACGCCGGATTTTCGCAATCTCGGCGTTATTTTTCGCGCCTTGGTATTGGTGCATTTAGGCATGCTGCTCTATGTATTTGCCGCGATGAATTCATGGGCTGAATGGGCTGCTCAGCTGACGGATGTGGCTTTCTGGGTTGAACCGATATTAATGGGCGCGATGGGTTTGCTGGCCTTGTTGGCGCCGCAATTAGCCAAATGGCCTTACGCACGCAGTGTATTGGTGATTTATGGTCTGGTGCTGTGCTGGACTGTTTTGGTCTATCAGGGCATGGGGAAAATTCTGCTCGATACGCTGCAGGTTAATTTAATGCAGATGGTCACTGTCGCGATGATGGTGACCGCATTTATGTTGTGGCATTACCAGATGTGGCTCAGAACTTTATCGCCGCGTTTGGCAGAAGCTCGATTAGTTGCGCTGCAAGCTCGAATTAGGCCGCATTTTTTCTTTAATAGTTTGAATGCAGTGCTATCTTTAATTCGTAGTCAGCCTAAATTAGCCGAGCAGTTGTTGCAAAATCTGTCTGAATTATTCCGGGTTGCGATGGGAAATCAAACTTCTCTTTCAACCTTGGAGCGTGAAGTAGAGCTTGCGCGTGGCTATTTAGAAATCGAGAAAGCCAGGCTGGGTGATCGGCTGCATGTGGAATGGCATATCGATAATATGCCGAGCAAAGCATCGATACCACCGTTGATTTTACAGCCACTTCTTGAAAATGCCGTCTACCATGGTATTGAGCCCAGCATCAATACGGGCACGATTCAGGTCAATGCATTTCGGGTGCGAAACGAAGTGCATATTGATATCCGAAATCCAATTGTGCATGAAGGTGTACAGAGAATCGGCAATGGTATGGCCCAAGATAATGTGCGAGAAAGGTTGTTGTTATATTTTGATGCCGAGGCAAATCTCAGCATTCAGCGTGGAAATGACTATTATCAAATACATATCGTGCTGCCTTATCGGGAGCTAAACAATGAACAAAGCGTTGCGCCTATTTT
- a CDS encoding YifB family Mg chelatase-like AAA ATPase translates to MSLAVLYSRALDGMHAQLVTVEVHLANGLPAFNLVGLADTEVREARERVRAAIQVAGFEFPSRRITVNLAPADLPKGAGHYDLAIAIGILAASDQIPLDQLNEYEFAGELGLTGQLRSVRGALALAMAARDAGRTLVISQCSSPEAALIKDASVLAAEHILQVCQHFANGTPMSPAQAPEHQPQPQYPDLADVKGQLQARRALEIAAAGNHSILLIGPPGTGKSMLAQRLPGLLPALSESEALEAATIQSLGHQGLDARRFGQRPFRSPHHTASSVALVGGGSMPQPGEISLAHHGILFLDELPEYDRKVLEVLREPLENGKIHISRAARQAEFPAQFQLVAAMNPCPCGYLGHPKKACRCTPDQVARYRSRISGPLLDRIDMVVEVGALADDVLSSRQAGEASEPVRLRVGVARQRQLQRQAQHNAALPSAAIDQHCQPDADGLALLQNAVNKLGWSARAYHRVLRVARTVADLAGSKDISKAHIAEAIQYRRGLE, encoded by the coding sequence ATGTCATTGGCGGTACTGTATTCGCGCGCTTTAGACGGTATGCACGCACAGCTTGTTACGGTTGAAGTCCATTTGGCCAACGGGCTACCTGCATTTAATTTGGTCGGGCTCGCCGACACCGAAGTACGCGAAGCGCGCGAACGCGTTCGTGCCGCGATTCAAGTGGCAGGTTTTGAATTCCCCTCGCGGCGCATTACCGTCAACTTGGCTCCAGCTGATTTACCCAAAGGGGCGGGGCATTATGATTTGGCGATCGCGATAGGTATTTTGGCTGCCAGCGACCAAATTCCGCTCGATCAGCTCAATGAATATGAATTTGCTGGGGAATTGGGTTTAACCGGCCAATTGCGCTCGGTACGCGGCGCGCTGGCTTTGGCCATGGCAGCGCGCGATGCAGGCCGTACGCTGGTCATCAGTCAATGCAGTAGCCCTGAAGCTGCGCTCATCAAAGATGCCAGTGTTTTGGCGGCGGAGCATATCCTGCAAGTATGCCAGCATTTTGCAAATGGCACGCCCATGTCGCCCGCACAAGCGCCAGAACATCAGCCCCAGCCTCAATACCCTGATCTGGCGGATGTGAAAGGCCAACTACAGGCGCGCCGCGCCTTGGAAATTGCCGCAGCGGGCAATCATTCGATTTTGCTCATTGGGCCTCCCGGCACGGGTAAATCGATGCTGGCGCAAAGGCTACCTGGGCTATTACCCGCATTAAGCGAGAGCGAAGCATTAGAGGCCGCCACGATCCAATCGCTAGGACATCAGGGGCTGGATGCCAGGCGTTTTGGTCAGCGCCCATTTCGATCGCCTCATCACACCGCCTCCAGCGTCGCTTTAGTTGGCGGGGGCAGTATGCCGCAGCCCGGAGAAATCTCGCTCGCTCATCATGGCATTCTGTTTCTCGATGAACTCCCCGAATACGATCGCAAAGTCTTAGAGGTGCTACGCGAGCCACTGGAAAACGGCAAAATTCATATTTCCCGAGCGGCGCGACAAGCCGAGTTTCCTGCGCAATTTCAATTGGTGGCGGCGATGAATCCGTGTCCATGCGGCTATCTGGGTCATCCGAAAAAAGCCTGCCGCTGCACGCCTGATCAGGTCGCGCGTTATCGGAGTCGTATTTCTGGGCCACTGCTGGATCGCATCGATATGGTCGTGGAAGTCGGGGCACTGGCCGATGATGTACTCAGTAGTCGGCAAGCGGGCGAGGCGAGCGAGCCTGTTCGCCTGCGCGTCGGCGTGGCCCGGCAACGTCAATTGCAGCGCCAAGCTCAGCATAATGCCGCGCTACCCAGCGCGGCGATTGATCAGCATTGCCAGCCAGATGCGGATGGCTTGGCGCTACTGCAAAACGCCGTCAATAAGCTAGGCTGGTCGGCCCGCGCCTATCATCGGGTACTGCGCGTGGCGCGGACTGTGGCTGATTTAGCGGGGAGCAAAGACATTAGCAAGGCACATATTGCCGAGGCGATTCAATATCGGCGCGGGCTAGAATAA
- a CDS encoding HAD family hydrolase: MRSFAPTDSALAFPLAESTGSTPHFTSRDKLIIFDADGTIIDAYNAIETAFGQHGLQLGDLGRFQKRHKLFKYLGGIKEFPRNLARHLGGASHKELIGSLTEVYREKAVLYPGIASLIKQIMASKDIRIGLVTRNVTNEPLITLGKLFARHDLDLGAFDYVACIPLKTPKTEYFATARQQLGINPARSYSCGDEHNDYLSAIGSGFSPFMVSYGFEDFQRLTLKYRVPAAIISRTPHELADRVRHGLDLAQE; encoded by the coding sequence ATGCGCTCATTCGCCCCTACAGATTCAGCACTTGCCTTCCCCCTCGCCGAATCGACGGGATCAACGCCACATTTCACCAGTCGCGATAAGCTCATTATTTTTGATGCCGACGGCACCATTATTGATGCCTACAACGCGATCGAAACTGCATTTGGCCAGCATGGCTTGCAATTGGGTGACCTGGGGCGCTTTCAAAAACGCCACAAATTATTCAAATATCTGGGTGGAATCAAAGAATTTCCGCGCAATCTGGCGCGGCATTTAGGTGGCGCCAGCCATAAAGAATTGATTGGCTCGCTCACCGAGGTGTATCGTGAGAAGGCCGTACTCTACCCAGGTATAGCCAGCTTAATAAAGCAAATAATGGCATCCAAAGATATACGTATTGGGCTGGTTACACGCAATGTCACCAATGAGCCACTGATTACCTTGGGTAAACTCTTCGCACGACACGATCTGGATCTGGGGGCCTTCGATTACGTGGCCTGCATTCCGCTGAAAACACCCAAGACCGAATACTTCGCCACAGCACGGCAACAGCTCGGCATCAATCCGGCTCGATCTTATAGTTGCGGCGATGAACACAATGATTACCTTTCCGCCATCGGTTCGGGTTTTAGCCCTTTTATGGTGTCCTACGGTTTTGAGGATTTTCAGCGCCTGACGCTGAAATACCGCGTTCCCGCCGCGATTATCTCGCGCACCCCACATGAGCTGGCAGATCGGGTGCGACATGGCTTGGATCTGGCGCAGGAATAA
- a CDS encoding WbuC family cupin fold metalloprotein — MKQISNDDLSALAQAAHASPRKRANLNLHDTLPDPIQRLAIAMEPATLVRPHRHPHTWELLYPLQGRFIVLHFDDAGVVTDRAVLGEGTAVLETPAGQWHAVLSLDSGGVIFEVKHGPYTPIADADFAMWAPSEDEAQIADLLRWYATAQIGDCFPK, encoded by the coding sequence ATGAAACAAATCTCCAACGACGATCTCAGCGCCTTGGCGCAAGCCGCTCATGCCTCACCACGCAAACGTGCCAATCTCAATCTGCACGACACCTTGCCTGACCCCATCCAGCGTCTGGCGATTGCAATGGAGCCAGCAACGCTGGTGCGGCCACATCGGCATCCGCATACGTGGGAATTACTCTATCCGCTGCAAGGGCGTTTTATCGTGCTGCATTTTGACGATGCGGGCGTGGTCACTGATCGCGCCGTCTTAGGCGAGGGCACAGCGGTGCTAGAAACGCCAGCAGGGCAGTGGCATGCAGTCTTGTCGCTCGATAGCGGTGGCGTTATTTTTGAAGTGAAACACGGCCCCTACACGCCAATTGCCGATGCTGATTTTGCCATGTGGGCGCCGAGTGAAGATGAAGCTCAAATCGCAGATTTATTGCGTTGGTATGCAACGGCACAGATTGGTGATTGCTTCCCAAAATAG
- a CDS encoding LysR substrate-binding domain-containing protein, which translates to MNPLPPLPALRAFEAVSRLGSVVKAADALSVTHSAISHQLRILEEYLGLPLFERRGRKLILTEDGRHYALQVRIALNDVAEATRSVRARPKPNELTIATLPSFGMAWLLPRLPKFQALYPQYRVILRASLNFEDLQAGQIDLALRMGSGEWDGLKTRELMGDYLVVVAASADHTAPQTVAEVPKARIVGSMEKWSSWTLAAGLGEWTPTFPLFCNDNNLCLQAIRQQQGIGLMRLTMVQEELQAGSLRMIGNVLAPHPSKYWLAWTARMEGSSKVLHFADWIAAEAQLYQLQVDDYLKSIQLTSQR; encoded by the coding sequence ATGAACCCTCTTCCTCCCTTACCTGCTTTGCGTGCTTTTGAGGCGGTTAGTCGCCTGGGTAGCGTTGTGAAAGCAGCTGATGCGCTATCAGTGACGCACAGTGCCATCAGCCATCAATTGCGCATTTTGGAAGAGTATTTGGGTTTACCGCTGTTTGAGCGCAGGGGACGCAAGCTGATCTTGACCGAGGATGGTCGTCATTACGCTTTGCAGGTGCGAATTGCGCTGAATGATGTGGCTGAGGCGACGCGCTCGGTGCGGGCACGCCCCAAGCCCAATGAGCTGACGATTGCGACTTTGCCCTCGTTTGGCATGGCTTGGTTGTTGCCGCGGTTGCCCAAATTTCAGGCGCTGTATCCGCAATACCGCGTGATTTTGCGCGCGAGTTTAAATTTTGAAGATTTGCAGGCGGGGCAAATTGATTTGGCGCTGCGGATGGGCTCGGGCGAATGGGATGGCCTGAAAACTCGCGAGTTGATGGGTGATTATCTCGTGGTGGTGGCGGCGAGTGCTGATCACACTGCCCCGCAAACCGTGGCCGAGGTGCCCAAGGCGCGGATTGTCGGGTCGATGGAAAAATGGAGTAGCTGGACGTTGGCCGCAGGGTTGGGCGAGTGGACGCCGACATTTCCGCTGTTTTGCAATGACAATAATCTGTGCTTGCAAGCAATCCGCCAGCAGCAAGGCATTGGCTTGATGCGGCTAACGATGGTGCAAGAGGAGCTACAAGCGGGTAGCCTGCGCATGATCGGCAATGTATTGGCACCGCATCCGAGTAAATACTGGCTGGCATGGACGGCGCGGATGGAAGGGTCGAGCAAAGTGCTGCACTTTGCCGATTGGATTGCCGCGGAGGCTCAACTTTACCAATTGCAGGTCGATGACTACCTTAAAAGCATCCAGCTGACTTCGCAGCGCTAA
- a CDS encoding DUF2917 domain-containing protein: MLSYLRLTLKADEILIADLAQAAELRCVQGSVWLASNQHSADIVLNGGDQHSLAPGHLLLEGQAELHFSGEALNIRPYFKTLRRGSR, from the coding sequence ATGTTGAGCTATCTTCGCCTAACACTCAAAGCCGATGAAATCTTGATCGCAGATTTAGCCCAAGCCGCCGAACTGCGCTGCGTGCAAGGCTCGGTATGGCTGGCGAGCAATCAGCACAGCGCGGACATTGTGCTCAATGGTGGAGATCAGCACAGCCTAGCTCCAGGTCATTTACTGCTCGAAGGGCAAGCGGAGCTGCACTTTAGCGGTGAAGCTCTCAATATCCGTCCCTATTTCAAAACGTTGCGCCGAGGATCACGCTAA
- a CDS encoding glutathione S-transferase family protein translates to MFHLYIGHKNYSSWSLRPWLLMKHFGIPFAETVVAVSGKGANASHRGYSDNGLVPCLHDDNFRVWDTIAICEYLAEQYPEMWPADRQARARARSICAEMHSGFGALRSQLPMNVRLRAQGVAPSPEVAADVARIIAIWRNAREIAATLNIAGDYLFGEFSIADAMYAPVIWRLYCYGLALPDDAQAYVNTMLAHPAMREWEAAALAETTRLPFDKLVDQFGGARV, encoded by the coding sequence ATGTTTCATCTTTATATTGGTCACAAAAATTACTCCTCGTGGTCATTACGCCCATGGCTGTTGATGAAACACTTTGGTATTCCATTTGCTGAAACCGTGGTTGCCGTCAGCGGCAAAGGCGCCAACGCAAGCCATCGCGGCTATTCAGATAATGGCCTTGTTCCATGTCTGCATGACGATAACTTTAGGGTATGGGACACAATCGCAATTTGTGAATACCTTGCAGAGCAATACCCCGAGATGTGGCCAGCCGATCGTCAGGCTCGCGCTCGCGCGCGGAGCATCTGTGCCGAAATGCATTCGGGCTTTGGCGCCTTGCGCAGCCAACTACCGATGAATGTGCGACTGCGCGCCCAAGGCGTTGCGCCCAGCCCTGAGGTGGCGGCCGATGTAGCCCGGATTATCGCCATCTGGCGCAATGCACGAGAAATAGCGGCCACGTTGAATATCGCTGGCGATTATTTATTTGGCGAGTTTTCCATCGCCGATGCGATGTATGCCCCCGTCATCTGGCGCTTATATTGCTACGGCCTCGCCTTGCCCGACGATGCGCAAGCGTATGTGAACACCATGCTGGCGCACCCTGCAATGCGCGAGTGGGAAGCGGCCGCGCTAGCGGAAACTACGCGCCTACCTTTTGATAAGCTGGTCGATCAATTTGGCGGCGCGCGCGTATGA
- the parE gene encoding DNA topoisomerase IV subunit B — MAAPKYDESSVKVLKGLDPVRHRPGMYTRTDNPLHICQEVIDNAADEALGGYATQIEVTLYRNQSMRVVDNGRGIPVGLHPEEGVPTVQVVFTQLHAGGKFDKKDGGAYAFSGGLHGVGVSVTNALSTRLEVEVRREGQINQLVFSGGDVIEPLSVLGTCLKKDTGTRVFVQPDAQYFDSPTIPQAELEHLLKSKAVLLPGLVVILNVEQASGELLEKRWCYPDGLLGYLNEQVAGYTQIVPILQGEKYIEGEDDTFSRGEGCAWALTWTEDGTINRESYVNLIPTPAGGTHESGLRDGVFQVVKTFIDFHNLLPKGVKLLPEDLFSRCSFVLSAKVLDPQFQGQTKDKLTSRDGLKLVSAMVRAPFELWLNEHVDLGKKLAELAIRAAQSRQKNAQKVEKKKSSGVAVLPGKLTDCASDETERCELFLVEGDSAGGSAKLGRDKDFQAILPLRGKVLNTWEVDKDQIFANNEVHDMAVAIGVDPHTLDSPADLSGLRYGKVIIMSDADVDGSHIQVLLLTLFYRHFPQLILNGNIYVAQPPLYRVDVAGSGKAKPPRKFYALDEGELTAILDKLRGEKLRESAWSISRFKGLGEMNAEQLFDTTMNPDTRRVMRVSIPQDVSANTRDLMNMLMGKGEASSRRAWLEARGNEVEADL; from the coding sequence ATGGCTGCTCCTAAATACGACGAATCCTCGGTCAAGGTTTTAAAAGGCCTTGACCCTGTCCGCCACCGTCCGGGTATGTACACCCGCACCGATAATCCACTGCACATCTGCCAAGAAGTCATCGACAATGCCGCCGACGAGGCGCTTGGTGGCTATGCGACGCAGATTGAGGTGACGCTATATCGCAATCAATCGATGCGCGTGGTTGATAATGGCCGCGGTATTCCGGTCGGCTTGCATCCGGAAGAAGGCGTACCGACAGTCCAAGTCGTATTCACGCAGCTGCATGCTGGCGGTAAATTCGACAAGAAAGACGGCGGAGCGTACGCGTTTTCGGGCGGTTTGCACGGCGTCGGCGTATCGGTCACCAATGCGCTCTCGACGCGTCTCGAAGTCGAAGTGCGCCGTGAAGGCCAGATTAATCAGTTGGTGTTCTCTGGCGGCGATGTGATCGAGCCCTTGTCGGTACTCGGCACTTGCTTGAAAAAAGACACCGGTACACGTGTTTTCGTGCAGCCTGATGCGCAATATTTCGATAGCCCAACGATTCCGCAAGCCGAACTAGAGCACTTGCTCAAATCCAAAGCGGTATTGCTGCCAGGCCTTGTTGTCATTCTGAATGTCGAACAGGCCAGCGGCGAGCTACTGGAAAAACGCTGGTGCTACCCTGATGGCTTGCTCGGCTATCTGAACGAGCAAGTCGCGGGCTACACGCAAATCGTGCCGATTTTGCAGGGCGAGAAATACATCGAGGGCGAAGACGACACTTTCAGCCGTGGCGAAGGCTGCGCTTGGGCGCTGACATGGACGGAAGACGGCACGATCAATCGCGAATCGTATGTCAATCTGATCCCGACGCCAGCCGGTGGTACGCACGAAAGCGGCCTGCGCGACGGCGTATTCCAAGTCGTGAAAACCTTTATCGATTTTCACAATCTGCTACCGAAAGGCGTGAAGCTGCTGCCGGAAGATTTGTTCAGCCGCTGCTCGTTTGTGTTGAGCGCCAAAGTGCTCGACCCGCAATTCCAAGGCCAGACCAAAGATAAACTAACCAGCCGCGATGGCCTAAAACTCGTCTCGGCCATGGTGCGCGCGCCATTTGAGTTATGGCTCAATGAGCACGTTGATTTGGGCAAAAAGCTCGCCGAATTGGCGATTCGAGCCGCGCAATCGCGGCAGAAAAACGCGCAAAAAGTTGAAAAGAAAAAATCATCCGGCGTCGCAGTATTGCCAGGCAAGCTCACCGATTGCGCGTCGGACGAAACCGAACGCTGCGAATTATTCCTCGTCGAGGGTGATTCGGCGGGTGGCTCGGCCAAGCTCGGTCGGGATAAAGATTTCCAAGCCATTTTGCCCTTGCGCGGTAAGGTGCTGAACACGTGGGAAGTCGATAAAGACCAGATTTTTGCCAATAACGAAGTCCACGATATGGCCGTGGCGATTGGCGTTGACCCACACACACTCGACTCGCCCGCCGATTTATCCGGCCTGCGCTACGGCAAAGTGATCATCATGTCCGATGCGGACGTGGACGGCTCGCATATTCAGGTCTTGCTGTTGACCTTGTTCTACCGTCATTTCCCGCAATTGATTTTGAACGGCAATATCTACGTCGCCCAGCCGCCGCTGTATCGCGTCGATGTGGCGGGCAGCGGCAAAGCCAAACCGCCGCGCAAATTCTATGCGCTCGACGAAGGCGAATTGACGGCGATTTTGGACAAACTGCGCGGCGAAAAACTACGCGAAAGCGCGTGGAGCATTTCACGCTTCAAGGGTCTGGGCGAGATGAACGCCGAGCAATTGTTCGACACCACAATGAACCCCGACACCCGCCGCGTGATGCGCGTCTCTATCCCGCAGGATGTCAGCGCCAATACGCGCGATTTGATGAATATGCTGATGGGCAAAGGTGAAGCCAGCAGCCGCCGCGCATGGCTGGAAGCGCGTGGCAATGAGGTTGAAGCGGATTTGTAA
- a CDS encoding HD-GYP domain-containing protein, which yields MFFKSRASQQLNQLQLQHQAQQKSLLASLLASAWVVEARDPYTGGHLWRVAMFSARLAAALGESPFQVNRIAMAGFLHDLGKIGIPDAILRKPDKLTDAEYAVIKTHPRIGARLIANHPFSPLVLNAIVGHHEMPNGRGYPDGLRSDEITLEAKIVAISDAFDAMTSSRPYRKGMPIEKALNIIESELGQQFDQRCGEVFVRLGRASEFDHIVSHSDEGIPLGHCMMCGPTLVRVRNAHAGDTLACPNCCGEYQWETGENGELTAKPTGQTASAEALAPKADELQIESLIGQWENVLALINQ from the coding sequence ATGTTTTTTAAAAGTCGCGCTAGCCAGCAATTAAATCAGCTTCAATTGCAGCATCAGGCTCAGCAAAAATCACTTTTGGCTAGCTTGCTGGCATCCGCTTGGGTCGTTGAGGCGCGAGACCCCTATACCGGCGGCCATTTGTGGCGCGTCGCGATGTTTTCCGCCCGATTGGCCGCTGCGCTGGGCGAATCTCCATTCCAAGTGAATCGCATTGCAATGGCTGGGTTTTTGCATGATTTGGGCAAAATTGGCATCCCCGACGCGATTTTGCGCAAGCCAGACAAGCTCACCGACGCAGAATATGCGGTAATTAAAACGCATCCGCGTATCGGTGCGCGGCTGATTGCTAACCATCCTTTTTCGCCTTTGGTGCTGAATGCGATAGTCGGGCATCACGAAATGCCCAATGGTCGTGGCTACCCTGACGGCCTGCGAAGCGACGAGATCACGCTGGAGGCAAAGATTGTTGCCATTAGCGATGCCTTTGACGCCATGACCAGCTCGCGCCCGTATCGCAAAGGCATGCCGATTGAAAAAGCACTAAATATTATTGAATCTGAGTTAGGTCAGCAGTTTGATCAGCGCTGCGGCGAAGTTTTTGTTCGCCTTGGCCGCGCCAGCGAATTTGACCATATCGTTTCGCATTCCGACGAAGGTATCCCGCTGGGTCATTGCATGATGTGCGGGCCCACCTTGGTGCGAGTACGCAATGCACACGCAGGCGATACGTTAGCGTGCCCGAATTGCTGTGGGGAATATCAATGGGAAACGGGTGAGAACGGCGAATTGACCGCCAAACCCACCGGCCAAACCGCCAGCGCCGAAGCACTGGCGCCCAAAGCCGATGAGCTACAGATTGAGTCGCTGATTGGGCAGTGGGAAAACGTGCTGGCGTTGATTAATCAATAA
- a CDS encoding DUF6500 family protein, protein MKQKIIAVCEQKIAQKGEGVGLSFYAFFANKNDDPDLLMEAATWWIQTHRLDHFEKAEKIKAMVLAEIAS, encoded by the coding sequence TTGAAACAAAAAATCATCGCAGTCTGTGAGCAGAAAATCGCGCAAAAAGGCGAGGGAGTAGGGCTGTCGTTTTATGCTTTTTTCGCCAATAAAAACGACGATCCTGATTTACTGATGGAAGCGGCAACATGGTGGATACAGACCCATCGGCTGGATCATTTTGAAAAGGCGGAGAAGATCAAAGCCATGGTTTTGGCTGAAATAGCAAGTTAA
- a CDS encoding PEP-CTERM sorting domain-containing protein: protein MKALVLKMTTAALVLVSAGANAAFIGFGDDLANNKIEIGVDGFSSLSVNGVALTLNQLGRIADLTKASFVDGARNTFVGTFTAGAQLNGKTAFGYYGQNGSSSGFSFSIVQSGNQATVTGSFQGFELGKSFVANGVAVNPLNGKFNQGGFNTLGYGFGSEKAPVAPVPEPETYALMGMGLVGLLAARRRKAKV, encoded by the coding sequence ATGAAAGCACTCGTACTTAAGATGACAACTGCAGCACTGGTATTAGTATCGGCAGGTGCAAATGCGGCATTTATCGGTTTTGGTGATGACCTAGCCAATAACAAAATTGAAATTGGTGTAGATGGCTTTAGCTCGCTTTCAGTCAATGGCGTTGCATTAACTCTCAATCAGCTTGGGCGTATTGCTGATTTAACGAAAGCCTCATTTGTTGATGGTGCTCGCAACACGTTTGTGGGCACATTTACCGCAGGTGCTCAATTGAACGGTAAAACCGCTTTTGGCTACTATGGTCAAAACGGCTCATCAAGCGGATTTAGTTTTAGTATCGTGCAATCGGGCAACCAAGCTACTGTAACTGGCAGCTTCCAAGGATTTGAATTAGGCAAAAGCTTTGTCGCAAATGGCGTTGCGGTAAATCCATTAAATGGAAAATTCAATCAAGGTGGTTTCAATACACTGGGCTATGGATTTGGTTCAGAAAAAGCGCCTGTAGCGCCAGTACCCGAGCCAGAAACATATGCTTTGATGGGCATGGGCTTGGTGGGATTACTTGCTGCACGTCGTCGTAAAGCGAAAGTTTAA
- a CDS encoding CZB domain-containing protein produces MGRDAASDMELLITVSGEMEELVNNNMLHSFVEVAKLDHLLFKFKVYENVSGAGRSSAHVVSDPHQCRFGHWYYDGEGQSMVGKHPAYREMETPHNEIHQAGTAALNAWQAGQKSQVLDALSRMEQTSAKMISILDRIAN; encoded by the coding sequence ATGGGGCGTGATGCCGCGAGCGATATGGAGTTATTGATTACGGTCTCGGGCGAGATGGAAGAACTGGTCAATAACAATATGCTGCACAGTTTTGTTGAAGTCGCCAAACTGGATCATTTGCTGTTCAAATTCAAAGTCTATGAAAACGTATCTGGCGCAGGCCGCAGTAGCGCGCATGTGGTGAGCGACCCACATCAATGCCGCTTTGGTCATTGGTACTACGATGGTGAAGGCCAATCTATGGTCGGTAAACACCCCGCTTACCGCGAAATGGAAACGCCGCATAATGAGATCCATCAAGCTGGTACGGCAGCGCTCAACGCTTGGCAAGCAGGTCAAAAGTCTCAGGTGCTCGATGCTTTAAGTCGCATGGAGCAAACCAGCGCCAAGATGATTTCGATACTGGATCGGATTGCGAACTGA
- a CDS encoding nucleoside 2-deoxyribosyltransferase, translated as MQTFYLAGPGVFRPDAAEWGRRLQQCCQAHDLVGLYPLDQAAPDHLNANDTAAWIFAENCQLIAQADAIFADVRSFRSSSEPDSGTAFEIGYARALGKPIILWLADVNEGQTLRDRIGAEVDSAGMSVEDFCAPLNLMLWHAAEHVIYATEPEEAIGKLSKYLINSTR; from the coding sequence ATGCAGACGTTCTATTTGGCTGGCCCCGGCGTTTTTCGTCCTGATGCTGCAGAGTGGGGGCGGCGATTGCAGCAATGCTGCCAAGCGCATGATTTAGTCGGCCTTTACCCGCTTGATCAAGCGGCGCCAGATCACCTTAATGCCAATGACACTGCTGCGTGGATTTTCGCCGAAAATTGCCAGCTTATCGCGCAAGCAGACGCGATTTTCGCCGACGTTCGCAGTTTTCGTAGCTCGTCAGAACCTGATAGCGGCACCGCGTTTGAGATTGGCTACGCCCGAGCATTGGGTAAGCCCATTATTTTATGGTTGGCCGATGTAAACGAAGGCCAAACCCTACGCGATCGAATTGGCGCTGAAGTGGACTCGGCGGGGATGTCGGTCGAAGATTTTTGCGCGCCGCTCAACTTAATGCTCTGGCATGCGGCCGAGCATGTGATTTACGCCACTGAGCCAGAAGAAGCGATAGGCAAACTATCAAAATATCTAATAAATTCAACTAGATAG